A DNA window from Agarivorans sp. TSD2052 contains the following coding sequences:
- a CDS encoding thrombospondin type 3 repeat-containing protein, whose translation MKKFHPLALAVGMAVGLSACGGSDPEQPVGPLTLEVTAIDGYLQQAEIWLDLNQNFVKDDGEPSAISGPGGTAELNITGVSNLDDIPVVVRAIAGQTIDEDQPDTAITSSYMMSAPAGQTEVTPLSTLVHITMRNDESLSLSQASQTIANDLGLEEDTVLLGDFIANQQADLAQLAGLLVAAELMPASAAEAAQPETVAEQFNDVKDILADVAEDETVIVQDGQIIKVTDDEDDDNDGVNDNEDAFPHNADESADSDGDEVGDNADAFPNDPSETKDSDGDQVGDNADAFPNDASETKDSDGDQVGDNADAFANDASETKDSDGDQVGDNADAFPNDASETKDSDGDRLGDNADAFPNDPSETKDSDGDRLGDNADAFPNDPSETKDSDGDQVGDNADAFPNDPSETKDSDGDQLGDNADAFPNDPSETKDSDGDQLGDNADAFPSDPSETKDSDGDLVGDNADAFPNDASETKDSDGDLVGDNADAFPNDASETKDSDGDLVGDNADAFPNDASETKDSDGDQLGDNADAFPNDASETKDSDDDGIGDNADAFPNDASETKDSDDDGIGDNSDAFPNDASETKDSDDDGIGDNADAFPNDANESTDADNDGVGDNSDNCPQQANANQLDTDGDGIGDVCDSVEPEVASFDSAKFDQALWQ comes from the coding sequence ATGAAAAAATTTCATCCTCTCGCCTTAGCGGTTGGGATGGCGGTAGGCCTGAGTGCTTGTGGTGGGAGCGATCCCGAGCAGCCAGTAGGTCCGCTTACACTTGAAGTTACCGCTATCGACGGCTATTTACAGCAAGCTGAAATATGGCTCGATTTAAATCAAAATTTTGTAAAAGACGATGGAGAACCTAGTGCCATAAGTGGCCCTGGCGGTACAGCAGAACTCAATATTACCGGCGTAAGCAATCTTGACGACATCCCTGTGGTGGTACGAGCAATTGCTGGACAAACTATCGATGAAGATCAACCCGATACTGCAATTACTAGCAGTTACATGATGTCTGCTCCGGCTGGCCAAACCGAAGTAACGCCCCTTTCTACACTTGTGCATATCACGATGCGCAACGATGAAAGCTTAAGCCTAAGTCAAGCGAGTCAAACAATAGCCAATGATCTAGGGCTAGAAGAAGATACCGTGCTACTCGGTGACTTTATCGCCAATCAACAAGCAGATCTTGCCCAATTAGCTGGCTTGCTGGTAGCCGCTGAACTCATGCCTGCTAGCGCAGCAGAAGCAGCCCAGCCAGAGACCGTCGCCGAACAGTTTAACGATGTTAAAGACATACTGGCTGATGTGGCTGAGGATGAAACGGTCATTGTGCAAGATGGACAAATTATTAAAGTTACCGACGACGAGGATGACGACAATGATGGAGTAAATGATAACGAAGATGCCTTCCCGCATAACGCTGATGAAAGCGCCGATAGTGATGGTGATGAAGTAGGCGACAATGCTGATGCCTTCCCTAATGACCCTAGCGAAACCAAAGACAGTGATGGTGACCAAGTCGGTGACAACGCTGATGCCTTCCCTAATGACGCCAGCGAAACCAAAGACAGCGATGGTGACCAAGTCGGTGACAACGCTGATGCCTTCGCCAATGACGCCAGCGAAACTAAAGACAGCGATGGTGACCAAGTCGGTGACAACGCTGATGCCTTCCCCAATGACGCCAGCGAAACTAAAGACAGTGATGGTGACCGATTGGGTGACAACGCAGACGCCTTCCCCAATGACCCTAGCGAAACCAAAGACAGTGATGGTGACCGATTGGGTGACAACGCAGACGCCTTCCCCAATGACCCTAGCGAAACCAAAGACAGTGATGGTGACCAAGTCGGTGACAACGCTGATGCCTTCCCTAACGACCCTAGCGAAACCAAAGACAGCGATGGTGACCAATTGGGTGACAACGCAGACGCCTTCCCCAATGACCCTAGCGAAACCAAAGACAGTGATGGTGACCAATTGGGTGACAACGCAGACGCCTTCCCCAGTGACCCTAGCGAAACCAAAGACAGCGATGGAGATTTAGTCGGTGACAACGCTGATGCCTTCCCCAATGACGCCAGCGAAACCAAAGACAGCGATGGAGATTTAGTCGGTGACAACGCAGACGCCTTCCCCAATGACGCCAGCGAAACCAAAGACAGCGATGGAGATTTAGTCGGTGACAACGCAGACGCCTTCCCCAATGACGCCAGCGAAACCAAAGACAGTGATGGTGACCAATTGGGTGACAACGCAGACGCCTTCCCCAATGACGCCAGCGAAACCAAAGACAGCGATGACGACGGTATAGGTGACAACGCGGATGCCTTCCCCAATGACGCCAGCGAAACCAAAGATAGTGATGACGACGGCATAGGTGACAACTCGGATGCCTTCCCCAATGATGCCAGCGAAACCAAAGATAGTGATGACGACGGCATAGGTGACAACGCGGATGCCTTCCCTAACGATGCCAATGAAAGCACCGACGCTGATAATGACGGTGTTGGAGACAATAGCGACAACTGCCCGCAACAGGCCAACGCCAACCAGCTTGATACTGATGGCGATGGTATTGGAGATGTCTGTGACAGCGTAGAGCCCGAAGTAGCTAGTTTTGATAGTGCCAAATTTGACCAAGCCCTATGGCAGTAG
- a CDS encoding sensor domain-containing diguanylate cyclase, giving the protein MQAPDTPVNEASRLQTLKQLDVLDTQPEERFDRITRMAKRLFKVPIALVSLVDENRQWFKSCFGVDATETPRDISFCGHAILDNTTFQIRDALEDKRFADNPLVTGYPYIRFYAGHPLKAPNGDKLGTLCIIDTEPKSLDADDLLALSDLAAMVEQELAVLHLAGTDELTAISNRRGFMQLAKYSFAMCKRQQLPLALAYFDLDAFKPINDQYGHAEGDKALKLVAEQMRLSLRDSDLFGRLGGDEFAVLFTNTRLDQAKEVLARFADELSQTVAELNVEYSLNFSYGLVDVDFEQQSSMDCVIEDADQIMYQHKKSKR; this is encoded by the coding sequence ATGCAAGCACCAGATACACCGGTTAACGAAGCGAGTAGGCTACAAACACTTAAACAATTAGATGTTTTAGATACTCAGCCAGAAGAACGTTTTGATCGTATTACTCGTATGGCAAAGCGCTTATTTAAGGTGCCTATTGCCTTAGTCAGCTTGGTTGATGAAAATCGCCAGTGGTTTAAATCCTGCTTTGGCGTTGATGCCACTGAAACGCCACGCGATATTTCATTTTGCGGGCATGCCATATTAGATAATACTACCTTCCAAATTCGCGATGCGCTTGAAGATAAGCGCTTTGCAGATAACCCATTAGTCACTGGTTACCCCTATATTCGCTTCTATGCTGGCCATCCTTTAAAGGCACCCAATGGCGATAAGTTAGGCACTTTATGCATCATCGATACTGAACCGAAAAGTCTCGACGCTGATGATTTATTAGCGCTGAGCGATTTAGCCGCAATGGTTGAACAAGAGTTAGCCGTTTTGCACTTAGCGGGTACCGATGAGCTAACCGCTATCTCGAATCGTCGTGGTTTTATGCAACTGGCCAAATACTCATTTGCTATGTGTAAACGACAACAGCTTCCCTTGGCCTTGGCTTATTTCGACTTAGATGCGTTTAAGCCGATTAATGATCAGTATGGGCATGCTGAAGGCGATAAAGCCCTAAAGTTGGTGGCAGAACAGATGCGACTTTCGTTGCGAGATTCTGATTTATTTGGTCGCTTAGGTGGAGATGAGTTTGCGGTATTGTTTACCAATACCCGTTTAGATCAAGCCAAAGAGGTGTTAGCTCGTTTTGCTGACGAGTTAAGCCAAACAGTGGCTGAGTTGAATGTAGAGTATTCTTTAAATTTTAGCTATGGCCTAGTGGATGTAGATTTTGAGCAGCAGTCATCGATGGACTGTGTTATCGAAGACGCTGATCAAATAATGTATCAGCATAAAAAGAGTAAGCGCTAA
- a CDS encoding tetratricopeptide repeat protein, with product MKKSLYCLVGISASMLVACSNTNDAPVNSSETSAIVCSGSCGQEQFDLAQQLHTGDGVEQNYDAALAAYLKAANLGNVPAMTQAAVLYSEGLTNQGVNKEAALQWLTMAAKQQDGEAQFLLAEHYWSEQDYGQAEFWYNQAALNKHKEAAYLLGLYYFEGTNMEEDPEQAYVWMSIAALLGHSNAPGDRDFLIGEELDMTQKKAAWAEVARLIETMGIEVPW from the coding sequence ATGAAAAAATCACTCTATTGCTTAGTGGGTATTAGTGCATCGATGTTAGTCGCTTGCAGCAATACCAACGACGCACCTGTAAACTCATCTGAAACCTCTGCGATTGTGTGTTCTGGCTCTTGTGGCCAAGAGCAGTTTGATCTTGCCCAACAACTTCATACTGGTGATGGAGTCGAGCAGAATTATGATGCAGCTTTAGCCGCTTACTTAAAGGCTGCTAATTTAGGCAACGTACCTGCAATGACTCAAGCCGCGGTGTTATATAGCGAAGGCTTAACAAACCAAGGCGTTAACAAAGAAGCAGCGCTTCAGTGGTTAACCATGGCGGCTAAGCAACAAGATGGCGAAGCCCAGTTTTTATTGGCTGAGCATTATTGGAGCGAGCAAGATTATGGTCAGGCAGAGTTTTGGTATAATCAAGCTGCCTTGAATAAGCATAAAGAAGCGGCTTATCTGTTAGGTCTTTACTATTTTGAAGGCACTAATATGGAAGAAGACCCTGAGCAGGCTTATGTCTGGATGTCGATTGCGGCGTTGTTAGGTCACAGTAATGCACCTGGAGATCGTGATTTTCTAATTGGAGAAGAACTCGATATGACCCAAAAGAAAGCTGCTTGGGCAGAAGTCGCTAGACTCATCGAAACGATGGGCATTGAAGTGCCTTGGTAG
- a CDS encoding tetratricopeptide repeat protein produces MKTFITWFVACSSLILSVVFQVQANTELSASNSSLNGWCASLRKQQSCLNLHLQLAENGRADSAYWVAKANARGTFEDADFTKAADYYQFASNQQHPDASRELGLLHYHGVIGQRDFVKAQGLFEQAVAQGNAEGIWALARMYHYGRGVEQSYQKAFELFTLAAELGSKPAASTLAYYYKVGLATEVNPRLASYWGNKARVKRLVTWNRSIPDYR; encoded by the coding sequence ATGAAAACGTTTATTACTTGGTTTGTGGCATGCTCGAGTTTAATCTTGAGTGTTGTTTTTCAAGTACAAGCAAACACCGAACTAAGCGCTAGTAATTCATCGTTAAATGGTTGGTGTGCCAGTCTTAGAAAGCAGCAAAGTTGTTTGAATTTACATCTACAATTGGCTGAGAATGGCCGCGCAGATTCGGCTTATTGGGTTGCTAAGGCAAATGCTAGAGGCACCTTTGAAGACGCTGACTTCACTAAAGCAGCTGATTACTATCAGTTTGCGAGCAACCAACAACACCCTGATGCAAGTCGAGAATTGGGTTTATTGCATTACCATGGAGTGATTGGCCAACGTGACTTTGTTAAAGCGCAGGGCCTATTTGAACAAGCCGTTGCGCAAGGCAACGCTGAAGGAATATGGGCACTGGCAAGGATGTATCATTATGGTCGTGGCGTAGAGCAAAGCTACCAAAAGGCTTTTGAACTATTTACTTTAGCAGCAGAGCTGGGCTCTAAACCTGCGGCGAGTACCTTAGCTTATTACTACAAAGTGGGTTTGGCGACCGAGGTCAACCCCCGTTTGGCTAGCTATTGGGGTAATAAAGCCCGTGTTAAACGCCTAGTGACATGGAATCGCTCTATTCCCGATTATCGCTAA